In Caldisericota bacterium, the following are encoded in one genomic region:
- a CDS encoding hemolysin III family protein, with protein sequence MKEFMKFRTREEIANSITHFVGLCLSVVGLFFLIFSATSSKNNWRISSFYVYGISLIILYGASFLYHSVRSTRKKYIAKMFDHFAIYLLIAGTYTPFTLISLRAVGGKNLFIYIWCIAAAGIILKIFFINTSKVLSTIIYLIMSWLIIIFINPLIKSVPANGILLLIVGGVFYSLGTIFYLGKKIPFHHAIWHLFVLGGSIAHYFAILLYV encoded by the coding sequence ATGAAAGAATTTATGAAATTTAGGACTAGAGAAGAAATTGCAAATAGTATCACACATTTTGTTGGCTTATGCCTGAGTGTTGTTGGGCTGTTTTTTCTTATTTTTTCCGCAACATCAAGTAAAAATAACTGGCGTATATCAAGTTTTTATGTATATGGGATCAGCTTAATTATATTATACGGAGCATCTTTTTTGTATCATAGTGTACGGTCAACCCGAAAAAAGTATATAGCAAAAATGTTTGATCACTTTGCAATATATCTCTTGATTGCCGGAACTTACACGCCTTTTACATTAATATCTCTGCGAGCGGTAGGAGGAAAAAATTTATTTATATATATTTGGTGCATTGCAGCAGCAGGAATAATATTAAAAATATTCTTTATTAATACATCTAAAGTTCTGTCCACAATTATCTATTTAATTATGAGTTGGCTCATTATTATTTTCATTAATCCTTTAATAAAATCTGTGCCAGCTAATGGTATTCTACTACTTATCGTCGGCGGGGTATTTTATAGTTTAGGTACTATATTTTATTTAGGGAAAAAGATTCCATTTCATCATGCCATATGGCATTTATTTGTCCTTGGAGGCAGTATAGCACATTATTTTGCAATTTTACTTTATGTATAA
- a CDS encoding nucleotide exchange factor GrpE, with amino-acid sequence MKKKKNISGKGTQRPAKEQLDELVSALNEKNTEIEKLQNELEHLKIENIKTQEHFDKGRKTLAKQAEQQIMKEKKQLMKDLLEIFDNFERALNTLDQNDRSSAKEGIKLIHNQIQQFLSQHGIREMELKDKKYDPALCEIGKITESEKEADTILEVLRKGYYLNDEILRTAMVEVAVPKNITIKGGN; translated from the coding sequence ATGAAAAAGAAAAAAAACATTTCGGGAAAAGGTACACAGAGACCAGCTAAAGAGCAATTGGACGAGCTTGTAAGCGCACTGAATGAAAAGAACACCGAAATAGAAAAATTACAAAATGAACTTGAACATTTAAAGATAGAGAATATAAAAACACAAGAACATTTTGACAAAGGAAGAAAAACACTTGCAAAACAAGCGGAACAACAAATAATGAAAGAAAAAAAGCAGTTAATGAAAGATTTGCTAGAAATATTTGATAATTTTGAGAGAGCACTCAATACGCTAGATCAAAATGATAGGTCCAGCGCAAAAGAAGGCATAAAACTTATTCACAACCAGATTCAACAATTCCTAAGCCAGCATGGAATTAGGGAGATGGAGCTCAAAGACAAAAAGTACGATCCTGCCCTATGCGAAATAGGGAAAATTACTGAATCTGAAAAAGAAGCTGATACTATATTAGAAGTACTTCGTAAGGGTTATTACTTAAATGACGAAATTCTTCGTACAGCAATGGTAGAAGTTGCTGTACCAAAAAATATAACAATTAAGGGAGGTAACTGA